From Limnothrix sp. FACHB-406, the proteins below share one genomic window:
- a CDS encoding glycosyltransferase family 4 protein, with amino-acid sequence MKILIYSYNYHPEPIGIAPLMTELAEGLARRGHEVRVLTGMPNYPERRIYEGYRGKLYCTEVINNVRIDRCYVWIRPKPGLLTRLALDGSFAITSFLRALNGWRPDVMLMTSPPLAATVPAALLRWMYRCPLILNLQDILPEAAVHTGLITSKRAIQVFEALERFAYKTSTAISAIAEGFVDNLVSKGVSPNKIALIPNWVDVNFVHPMPKNNAFRAAHGLQGKFVVLYSGNIALTQGLETVIDAAKVLDGRPEAAQIQFVIVGEARAIERLGQYCRENAVSDRVKLLPFQPREALPEMMAAADVSLIVQRRNVVGFNMPSKTQVILASGRPIIGSVPGHGTAAQAIRRSEAGIVVEPESPQALAEAILALAQDPDRAERLGRQGRQHALEMYSFDSSLDRYEQLFNHLVKQSRRHSAAVTVPADLAGTSQPLQLPQPSASNRSH; translated from the coding sequence ATGAAGATTCTGATCTATTCCTACAACTACCATCCTGAGCCGATCGGGATTGCACCGTTGATGACTGAGCTAGCGGAGGGGCTGGCTCGGCGTGGTCACGAAGTTCGCGTTTTGACGGGAATGCCAAACTACCCGGAACGGCGGATTTACGAAGGCTATCGGGGCAAGTTGTATTGCACGGAAGTGATTAACAACGTGCGAATCGATCGCTGCTATGTCTGGATTCGACCCAAGCCCGGCCTGCTGACGCGGTTGGCCCTGGATGGCAGTTTTGCGATCACGAGTTTCCTGCGGGCCCTGAATGGCTGGCGGCCCGATGTGATGTTGATGACTTCGCCTCCGTTGGCGGCGACGGTTCCGGCGGCCCTGCTGCGGTGGATGTATCGCTGCCCTCTGATCCTAAATTTGCAAGATATTTTGCCGGAAGCGGCGGTGCATACGGGGCTGATTACCAGCAAGCGGGCGATTCAGGTTTTTGAGGCCCTGGAGCGATTTGCCTACAAAACCTCAACGGCGATCAGCGCGATCGCGGAGGGTTTTGTGGACAACCTGGTGAGCAAGGGGGTGTCGCCCAACAAAATTGCCCTGATTCCCAACTGGGTGGATGTGAACTTTGTGCATCCAATGCCGAAAAACAATGCATTTCGTGCGGCCCATGGGTTACAGGGCAAGTTTGTGGTGCTTTATTCGGGCAACATTGCCTTGACCCAAGGGCTGGAAACGGTGATTGATGCGGCGAAGGTGCTGGATGGCCGGCCCGAGGCGGCCCAAATTCAGTTCGTGATTGTGGGTGAGGCGCGGGCGATCGAGCGATTGGGGCAATATTGCCGTGAAAATGCCGTGAGCGATCGGGTCAAGCTGTTGCCCTTTCAACCTCGGGAAGCACTGCCGGAAATGATGGCGGCGGCGGATGTGAGCTTGATTGTGCAGCGGCGCAACGTGGTGGGCTTCAATATGCCCTCGAAAACCCAGGTCATTTTGGCCAGTGGCCGGCCGATCATTGGATCTGTGCCGGGCCATGGCACGGCGGCCCAGGCCATCCGGCGCAGTGAGGCGGGGATTGTGGTGGAGCCGGAGTCGCCCCAGGCCTTGGCGGAGGCGATTTTGGCCCTGGCTCAGGATCCCGATCGGGCTGAACGGTTGGGTCGTCAGGGTCGCCAACATGCGCTGGAGATGTATAGCTTTGACTCGTCGCTCGATCGCTAC